The sequence AAATAGTTACTCACGCTGCCTTATACCTGAGCAAACAAAGTTCAAGTTCGAATGTTAACCCCCCCCATGCTGCAGCACAAACTTTGTGTCTGGAGTGAAGTTGGAATATTAAATCCCCAAGCAATAGCAAAATCTTGCCTGTCCGGAGTGAAGTTCAGCTGTGAAGTAAAGAAagggcagggctctgcctggcTGTGTTTAGACATTGGCATTAACAGGATTAAGATAACATGTTCACTGACCTGCAGCGGGTGGGATCTGGTTGAGATCAGTGCTGATGTTGGCACGTTGAAATCTTGGAAAGCTCCCTGGGATCCTGGGCAGCTGAGCGCTTAGAAAAAGCACTTTGATACTTTCTGGCGCAGCTCTGagccttgttttgtttgtccttgtggtgttttttttttttttttgttcttgctttgaATGATAGGGGCAGCAGGCCAAAACAAGCAACACTTTATTACAAAGAACACGGCCAAGCTCGACCGAGAAACAGAAGAGCTGCACCACGACAGAGTTCCGCTGGAGGTGGGCAAGGTGATCCAGCAAGGCCGGCAGAGCAAGGGCATGACACAGAAGGACTTGGCCACGGTGAGTACGGTCCAGGGCCCGCTGGCCTCTGCTCCCGCTCTCCTGAGGGCAGGTTTAGGCGAAGGTGGACACTTTTCCTGTCCCCTCTtgggcagctgcagtgggatggTGTCACAAGCAGGAAGTTTGGTGAACACAAGGTCTCTGATAGCTGATCTCCAGGCAACATTAGTTAACTAGGAAGTGTTTCAGGGGTTTATCTGTGCAACCCTTGAACAGCTGCCTGGAGAGGGAGCGTTGCTGCAGCTGGTGAGCTggtagcaggtttttttttttcccctctcctcccatcaACTCAGCACCGACGTGAGGTTTTTTGTACCATCTGGGCCTGACGCAGCGTTCAGAAGCTCACTGCTGTCCTAAGGAGCAGCAGGACGTAGTGTTACTGCTCCTCCTGAGAGGCTGGGCGAAGCAGAAGCCTGTCCAGGCTGGGTGTCACCATCGCTGTGACACTCAAATAGTGGAGGGAGGCGATAGTGGTGATGGAGTAAGCCTGGAAGTAGCACGTTGTGTTCCAATCCTGGCTTAATTAGAGGCTGTTACGTATCTGTGTGAGTACTGGGGGGTTGGTGCTGAGGGTTTGCTGTGTATGGAGCCAGTGTTTGAGatgtcttctctctttttagAAAATCAATGAAAAACCACAAGTTATTGCTGACTACGAATCCGGAAGAGCAATTCCCAATAACCAGGTTATGGGCAAGATCGAAAGAGCCATCGGTAAGTTCAGAAATGAGACTTCAAAAATAGTGGCGATGTTTTCAGATCTTTTGGTTATGTTAATTCCATTTCCCACCTCAGGAACAGTTGCTGGCTGTAGGTTACTGTGGGTGTCATGTTGTTAAGCCGGGTTCTGATAAAGCTTGGATCTACTGACTGAAAGCAGAACTCAGAGCTCTCATTCTCCTTTGTTCTTCGTCTTCATGCATGGGGCTGTGCTCTGGGGACCACCCCTATATGCTTCCTGCCCCAAATCAGTGAGATACTGAGACCCATGAAGGCCTGATTATACTTGGGAAAGCATCTTGCAGCCACTAGCGTTGACGTTACTCTCCTAGGCCGGTTCAGAGACCGTTTTTAGGAAGACAGTCAGTGCACAAGCCAGAACTGCAGCTTTATCTGAAACTAGTCTGGTGCTCCTAGAAACTTAAGTAGGATTCTCCCTACCTCTGCTTCCCCTGCCCTCTTCTTTTGGATGATCTGTTCCTTATAGCAAAAATTTGAGGAAATAACGTTATGGGGTGAATAATTGGGAGCTGATGGTGGTCATCTCCTTTGTCTTCTTCCAGGCCTTAAACTGCGTGGGAAGGATATTGGAAAACCGCTGGAAACCGGCCCCAAAGGGAAATGACAACAAAGCCTCGAAATCAGTTCGTTCAGACTGATCTTGTCTGCCTGGTTCTCCTTCACCACCAGAATCTCTCTTTGTATTGCCAAGCTGAACAAGAGGGTTTCAGACTTGCTTTGGGGcagggcgggggcgggggggaaatcTGCCGATTCTGTACCTGCTGTAAAAAGGCAACCTTAAAGAAGCGattttcctgatttttgttttcccttccttctttccagtGACTGAAGAACtaaaccccccccccaaaaaaaatacCGCATCTGATTTGCCAGAAAACATGTGCGTCTTGGTGTTTAGAAGCAGCTAATGTTAAGACACTTGGGGTGGTCTGAAATGCGATTATTGAATTGGAAAAATCTGGGGGACGGGTGggatatattatatataaataattggGGAGAGTTTAGGGGGTTGATACGTGTCTGCGTTTGAAATGCTGACTTGGTCACTGCATCGCaatgacatttttgtttgttccttCCAGCCTGTTTTAAAGAGATCTATAATAATAAAGTTTGATACCCTGCAGTTGCACAGCGTAGTTGCTGCGTGTTTTACCAGCTGGAAGCGTCATTAGTGGGACTACCCGGAGCGTGCGGGGTGAGGGCTGGTGTCGCAGCCTTCCTGGCTGCGCTGCTCCTTTCCCTGCCGCTGAGGACTGCAGCTTTGGCTGGCGGCCCAGAGGTGACATCAATActgtagtttttttttccttgtgcgGAGGGAAGAGGAGTCTGGAGTTGTACAGAGCGAGGTGTATGCAGAGATGCTCAGCTGGGTGGTTGTAGGAAGCCAGagccctccttccctctcaccTCTGCCCTTACCCAGCTTGCAGCTTTGCTGGGGGTGGttcctgcaggctgctgccagggcagtgCCGTGGTACAGCTGTAGGGAAGGTGCTCGGCATGGCTGTGGCATAACTGAAGTGGGACAGAGCTGAAGGGAGAGTTGGCTGTGGCagggcaagaggaaaaataggatTTGGTCACAAACAGGGAAAGCAGGACGCCCTGATGCCCTCCAGATGAGCTCAGGGGTTTGAGGTAGGCTGAGGGGAGCTGGGGTGCAGGTGTGGGTGCCTGGACCCTGAGGaatgtttctcttcttccccatgACATTAAATACAAATGACCAAGAGCCTTTGAAAGGCGGGTGGGCAGTCCTGCGGGTGGGCAGTCCTGCAGTATGTGGGCACCTATATGGCAGGGTCAGGGCTGCTCTTTGCCCTCGGtgcccccaccctgctccctgccctctgggccacctctcccctctccccaaaccccccttccaaaaccagcagaagCACCACAGTGGCTCTGTGCCCTGGGAGCTCCTGTGCTTAAtcttggggtgggaaggggcttGTGCCCATGCAGCACCCGCTGATCTGCCCTGGGGGGGACCAGGACTGCACAGGTCACCCCCTCCACAGCCAGGACCCCGCTGGGATGATGACGGCTGCTGCAAGGAGCTCCTGCTGATGGCACCTGGCAAACCATGGGCACGTCCCCGTGTCTTGGTGCAGAAAAGTTCATGTTACAAAAGACAACAACGCTTTTCCCGAGCGCTTGGAGGTAGCAGAGGCAGCGGCACGTCCCTCTGCGGGGCCGGCATGCCGGGGTGAGTGCCTGCGGCAGCTCCCCGGTGTCGAGAGCCCGAGGCGGCTGCCGGAGTGTGAGGTGTTGCTGGAGGGATGCTCTGCCCTGCGTATCCTCGCGGGCCTGAGCAGGCAATTACTGCTGCCAGATTCTTATTTCAATCCTCATCCCCCTCTTTGGGCAGTGGAGGTAAAATGACCTtgtcctggaaagaaaaggtgacCAGGAATTAGTGACAGTAAGTGCAGGCTGTTTCTAATTTGAAATACAAGGGCTTCTGCCAGGCTGCGGAGGGGAGAACCCAGGTGCCAGCCCACCGTGACCCCAAAGGAGGAGCCAAaccccccccagcacacccAGGGGACTCCACGTCCCTCAGTCCTGGGGCCGGTGGCTCTGCTGGGGACAATGTGGCAGCAAACCCCTCAAAGGAGCCTGTAGCTCAAGCTGCCTCTCACGGTTTTAATTTGCTGGCTCGAAGAGGATGAGCAATGTTtgcctgccccgctccccgtGGGGCTCTGGGGAGGAGGATCGCAGCCTCAGCTCTTTCTGGAGCACCTGCCtcgtggcagcagcagcatttctagGTCAGTCCTACAGCTCGGGGTCAGTCCTACAGCTCGGGGTCACGCGTTCGTCAGCAACCAGATAAGGGCAGAGCCCTTTGCCCCGCGCTGGTGGGGCGTGGGCTCGGGGGGAGCCTGCCGGGGTTTGCTGAGCTTTTAGGAAAATGCTGTTCTGGTGCGGTTGGGGGGCAAGTGGGAACCCTTCACCCCGTCCTTACATCTCGAAAGGTGATGTTGTCGAAGCCCTGTGGAGCGTTGCTCTCCGTCGGCGCCCCGCTCGCCAGTCCTCGCCGCTTCAGCCAGTACCAACCTCCGGTGGCCACCAGCGCCAGGATGATGATGGCCAGGAGGAGACTGAGCACAACCTCTGCTGTAAAGCTGCCGAAGGATTTctctgcagggagaggagacGCTGCCAGGCTCAACCCACGGCCCAGGAGAgctggctccagccccagcttcAGCACCCCGAGTGGCAGCAGGTTGACCTGCCACAGCCAGCACTGGCCCCGCACCTTCCACCGTCCCCTCCGGGCTGGCGTGGCAGCCCCCCGCAGCGCTGTACACGATGTCATCCAGCGCCACCGTCCCCTCCATCGGCCACCTCCGCGTGGTGATCTCAAAGATGATCTGCGGGGGAAGATGGCATCTGGGGGGGGTGATGCATGGGGAGGGCACCCTGCACCCCCGGAGGGCAccccggggcggccccgctcACCTGGAACTCGCTGGGGCTCCGCACCGGCACCACgccgccccgccagccccggctccgGTGCCCGGCCACGCTCCACACCGTGCGCTGCCCCGCCGCGCTGTGCAGCATCACCCGCAGCTCCCCGCAGGCTGCGACGTGGAGGGGGCACAGGCACCCCGGCATCAACAGCCACCCGGAGACCCCGGGAGCCACCGGGCCCTCCCGGCCATGCCATCCTCCCCCGGGATGGCAGCACCCAGTGGGAACCGGCCATCCCCACCACCTGGCTGGAGCTGAGCCAGTGTGTCCACGGTCCcatgggtggggagggggtttgCAGCCCCTGACCAAGCCCCCCATTCCCATGGTGGGCTCGTGACGCCCTCCCCAGGGCCAgcaccccctccctgcccctgcagcGCTTACCGAGGTTCTCGGGGATGTCCATGTGGTACCAGAAGCGCAGGCAGGAGtcggcagcagcaggcaggggctggctcTCCAGCCGGGCAGTGGTGCCCCCCAGGCCCAGCACGCGGGTGTCAAAGTGCACGTAGTGACCTGGATGGGTAGGGGCAGAGCACAGGGTGTCCCCCGGTTCTGCAGCCCACCCCACGTGTCCTGCTCCCCCTGCAAATGCCCAGAGCGATGCCCAGAGGAtcgcccccccccaccccagccctgctcctcacTGCCGTTGGGACCAAGCTGTCCCTCTGGAGCGAGGACGTGACAGGGATGAAGTGGAGCCAGGCCTCTCGGGATGCATGGGAGGTGGACATTCATCCCCAGCTCCTCTTCATCCATCCCCAagtcctcttcctccctccagctgtgtcagggtgcccagggagggaTGGGTGTCTCCTACCATCCCTTGTGCCCAGGGTATGATCCTGCTCGGGGCCAGGGTACTTGGCAAGGGGGACCCCACTCTTCCAGCCCCAGGCGAAGGCGTGCAGGCGGGGGTCCGAGGGGCTGCTCCAGCCACACGTGTCCTGCTCGAAGTCACAGGAGGCTGGGAAGAGAGGGGGGGAATGTGATGCACCCGGCGCTGCAGGCACCCactgccctgtgctgcccagTGGGAGATGGGGCATCTGGGGAGGGCAACCCCCAGCCACCTCCCCACTGCCCCCGGCTTTGGGCCAGGCCAAGctcagggcaggagctgggtgcCCGGTGGCCATGGCAGCGCTGTAGTGGATGGGACatgctgtccccatccccatccccatggctGTGTGCCCCCATGGGGTGCCCTGTTCCCCCCCGGGCTGGTCCACGTTGCCCCCGCTCTCACCTGGCTCGGGGCAGGCTCCATCCGACACGTGCAGGTCATCCAGCGCAATGTACCCATGGTCACTCCCAGCTCCCACCGCCTCGAACATCACCTGCATGATGGGTGGGCAGGGTGGCACCGTGCTCCCCTcgtcacccccagcctgtccccctccctggcacccTGCCCCGTCTCACCTGCCAGTCCCCATCTGGCCAGACGGTGACGTGGCCGCGGTGCCAGGCGGTCCCCTCCATGGCGCTCACATCCATCACCTTCCTCCGCatccccctctgctccacaaAGATGCCGAGGGAGCCTGCCCAGGGCACCCACCATGGAGGGGGGGCCCAGGGCTGTGCCATGAGGGTCCCCAACCCATCCAGAGATGCCCCTGCGGGCATCCCAGTGCTCACCTGGGGTCCCAGTGCTCAGCTGGTACCAAAAGGCCAGGCACTGGGTGGGTGCAGAGGGCTGGTAGGGCTGGGAGGTGAGGGCAGCCGTGTgccctgcaggcagggagccccTGGCCGTGCTCACCACCATGTAATGGCCTGGGGGGagagaaccacagaatggtttgggttgggagggacctcatacaccatctagttccaacccccctgccacgggcagagacaccttccaccagaccaggttgctccaagccccatccaacctggccttgaacactgccagggagggggcagccacagcttctctgggcaacctgggccagggtctcaccaccctcacagcaaagaattgcttcctaacaaacatctcatctcaatctcccctctttcagtttaaaaccattcccccttgtcctatcactccatgcccttgcaaaaagtccctctccagctttcctgtagccccttcaggtactggaaggtgctagaaggtct is a genomic window of Nyctibius grandis isolate bNycGra1 chromosome 16, bNycGra1.pri, whole genome shotgun sequence containing:
- the EDF1 gene encoding endothelial differentiation-related factor 1 encodes the protein MAESDWDTVTVLRKKGPSAAQAKSKQAILAAQRRGEDVETSKKWAAGQNKQHFITKNTAKLDRETEELHHDRVPLEVGKVIQQGRQSKGMTQKDLATKINEKPQVIADYESGRAIPNNQVMGKIERAIGLKLRGKDIGKPLETGPKGK